The following are encoded together in the Armatimonadota bacterium genome:
- a CDS encoding PQQ-like beta-propeller repeat protein has translation MKTFAASTVLLLTAIVPICADVMQAEDDAKPVPAWPKYQHDLRNSGCTPLLGPSAPSVLWKYHTGSTCLASPSVGVDGTIYLTSGDRVFALTPDGRANWSYLAGPVGKSVPAIGPDGTIYVGTPVTRRLLAIPAEPAKDLTAQGVGGRTDLRWFVQLDEGIQSSPAVARDGTVYFGDEGGKLHAISPDGMVAWQIDIGQAVDGCPAVGEDGTIYVCASDMSRALYAISPDGKIKWRAEPDFSFDFSPVITPDGTVIVCSAWGSVSAYMPDGEQAWSAEFPDQALPSSQPAVGPDGALYIPCDDRRLYALWPDGSIRWDLLTQAPAVCPPIIDGAGTVFLGTTDGRLYAIAADGTVRWHFDTQGAIQSPPVIARNGLLLVASGDGNLYAIGQ, from the coding sequence ATGAAGACCTTTGCTGCCAGCACAGTTCTTCTCTTGACAGCGATCGTGCCGATTTGCGCAGACGTGATGCAGGCCGAGGACGATGCGAAGCCTGTTCCGGCCTGGCCGAAGTACCAGCACGATCTCCGAAACTCCGGTTGTACTCCCCTGCTCGGCCCCTCAGCCCCCTCGGTCCTTTGGAAGTACCACACAGGCTCGACCTGCCTCGCCTCGCCCTCGGTGGGGGTGGATGGGACCATTTACCTGACCTCCGGTGACCGGGTGTTTGCCCTCACACCGGACGGACGCGCAAACTGGAGTTACCTGGCGGGACCTGTGGGCAAGTCCGTGCCCGCCATCGGCCCTGATGGAACCATTTACGTGGGCACTCCGGTGACGCGAAGACTGCTCGCAATTCCGGCGGAGCCCGCGAAGGATCTCACTGCGCAGGGCGTGGGTGGGAGGACCGACTTGCGCTGGTTCGTTCAATTGGACGAGGGTATCCAGAGCTCCCCGGCGGTGGCGCGTGACGGAACGGTGTATTTCGGCGACGAGGGCGGCAAACTCCACGCGATCAGCCCCGACGGCATGGTGGCCTGGCAGATCGACATCGGGCAAGCAGTGGACGGTTGCCCGGCTGTGGGTGAAGATGGGACCATATACGTTTGCGCCTCCGACATGAGCCGGGCATTGTACGCCATCAGTCCCGACGGGAAGATCAAGTGGCGTGCGGAGCCGGATTTCAGCTTCGATTTCTCTCCTGTCATCACTCCGGATGGCACCGTCATTGTCTGTTCGGCCTGGGGATCAGTCTCCGCTTACATGCCGGACGGGGAGCAAGCGTGGTCCGCAGAGTTTCCGGACCAGGCCCTGCCGTCATCTCAACCCGCGGTGGGGCCCGACGGCGCGCTCTACATCCCCTGCGACGACCGACGGCTCTATGCGCTCTGGCCTGATGGAAGCATCCGTTGGGACTTGCTAACCCAGGCTCCGGCCGTCTGCCCCCCGATCATTGACGGCGCGGGCACGGTATTCCTGGGGACCACCGACGGCAGACTGTACGCAATCGCAGCCGACGGCACAGTGCGTTGGCACTTCGATACCCAGGGCGCCATCCAGTCGCCACCGGTCATTGCCCGAAACGGCCTGCTCTTGGTGGCATCGGGTGATGGGAACCTGTACGCGATCGGGCAGTGA